The DNA window GCGTGACCTTGCGGCTGCATATGCCCCCCCATAACGCCGAACGACATCACGGGTTGGCCCTCCCGAGTCGCAAACGCCGGAATAATCGTATGATACGGCCTCTTGCCCCCATCCACGCGATTGGGGTGGCCCTCCGTCAAAACAAAACCCGCACCTCGGTTCTGCATACTAATACCCGTATCCGGAATCACAATACCAGACCCAAAACCCATATAATTGGACTGAATAAACGAAATCATCATCCCATCTTCATCCGCCGCCGTGAGATAAACCGTATCCCCACGCGGCATGCCAAAAGCGGGCATCCCCGCCCTTTGTAGATCAATCAACCTCGCGCGCTCAGCCAGATAATCTGGATCGAGCAATTGCGCGAACTCAATATCCCTCGTACCCGGATCAGACACATACCTGTGCGCATCTGCATACGCCAACTTCATCGCCTCAATCTGAAGGTGCAAACTATCTGCCGAATCAACGGCATACCCGGACAAATCCCAATACTCCAGCATCCCCAGTGCAATCAACGCCGCAATACCCTGACCATTTGGCGGAATCTCGTGCAACGTATAACCCCCAAAATCCATCGTCATTGTATCCACCCAATCTGCCCGATGCGCTGCCAGATCTTCTTCTGTCATCGCACCGCCAGTGCGTTTTGCATGCGCAGCGATCTTCTCCGCCAAATCCCCCGAATAAAAAACCTCTCCTCTTGTCTCCGCAATGCGCTCAAGCGTACGCGCCTGCGCTTCGCACACAAATTTCTCCCCAATTTTCGGCGCACGTCCCCCGGGAGCAAAAGTCGCCATCCAATCGGGCATATCCCCGTAATTATACACAGCCTGTGCCCAGCTGTATCCCGTAATAGGCGAAACCACAAAACCATCGCGAGCATAGTGAATTGCGGGTTCAAACAACGCCTCAAACGGCAACACGCCAAACCGCTCTGAAAGCGCGACCCACGCCGAAACACAGCCGGGCACAGTCACGGCATCCCAACCGCGCTGGGGCATCACCGAATGCCCGGCAAACAATTCGGGTGACCACGCTTTTGGGGAACGCCCCGATGCATTGAGACCGTGTAT is part of the Gemmatimonadota bacterium genome and encodes:
- a CDS encoding gamma-glutamyltransferase family protein — encoded protein: MPELSWSFPYSSQRMPVMARNVVATSQPLAAQAGLRMLLKGGNAVDAALATAMALTVVEPNMNGIGSDAFCILWDGEQIHGLNASGRSPKAWSPELFAGHSVMPQRGWDAVTVPGCVSAWVALSERFGVLPFEALFEPAIHYARDGFVVSPITGYSWAQAVYNYGDMPDWMATFAPGGRAPKIGEKFVCEAQARTLERIAETRGEVFYSGDLAEKIAAHAKRTGGAMTEEDLAAHRADWVDTMTMDFGGYTLHEIPPNGQGIAALIALGMLEYWDLSGYAVDSADSLHLQIEAMKLAYADAHRYVSDPGTRDIEFAQLLDPDYLAERARLIDLQRAGMPAFGMPRGDTVYLTAADEDGMMISFIQSNYMGFGSGIVIPDTGISMQNRGAGFVLTEGHPNRVDGGKRPYHTIIPAFATREGQPVMSFGVMGGHMQPQGHAQMMIRIFTYGQNPQAACDAPRWQVFGGLSVGIEPGVDAGVLDDLRARGHDVQVPSAIGYGGGQLIYKLDDGYCAASDPRKDGLAVGY